The Magnolia sinica isolate HGM2019 chromosome 9, MsV1, whole genome shotgun sequence genome contains a region encoding:
- the LOC131255609 gene encoding putative receptor-like protein kinase At3g47110 codes for MIPEEISRLSHLQSLILANNTFTGEIPANLTHCSELKVLNFRWNQLTGRIPTELGSLLKLTFLSLRHNSLTGIIPPSLGNLSSLTALGLSRNSLEGSMPEDLGRLVRLRHLAIAENELSGRIPEEIGRLSRLQSLILANNTFTGEIPANLTHCSELEELYFWGNQLTGRIPTELGSLLKLTSLSLRHNSLTGIIPPSLGNLSSLTVLDLTCNRLEGSIPEDLGRLVRLSALSIGINELSGTIPPQLYNISSINILGVVENKLHGNLPPNLGLTLPNLRGLYFSLNQFTGSIPVSLSNASGLVIIDLSNNIISGSVPMNFGSLKGLNKLHLGGNQLGLGKAHDLNFLDSLTNCSSLLELEISNNYLSGVLPDSMANLSTQLRWLNIENNRIFGNIPSGIQNLVGLTALIIGQNFLTGNIPVGVGKLNKVEVLLLGGNELSGQIPSSLGNISRLYKLFLHQNNLIGSIPSSLGNCTYMKFIRLGDNNFSGSLPKQLFSFTSLIELHVGNNFFTGNLQMETGNLKSLRTLNVSNNKLSGEIPSLLGNCLSLEYLWLDGNFFQGSIPSAFSTLRGLQSLDLSCNILSGKIPQYLENLSALQYLNLSFNNFEGELSKQGVFGNASQISVLGNSKLCGGIQELQLPACSHQVSKKGGISLASKVKISIISVVMFLISLSCSFTTLYWVRKSRRKPLDVPSMEDPFMNVSYAELYKATDGFSSANLIGSGSFGSVYKGSLDRDGIVIAVKVLNLQQQGATRSFMAECEALRNVRHRNLIKILTCCSSIDFKGNEFMALVFEYMPNGSLSKWLHGDGHDQLGRNLNFIQRLNIAIDVANALDYLHHHCQTPIIHCDLKPDNILLDDDMIAHVGDFGLARFLSDVPQTSSVGVKGSTGYIAPEYAMGAKASTQGDVYSYGILLLEMITGKGPTDDMFKDDLSLHHFAKLSLPERVMDIVDPVLLEEAKVTQGSGNHTNTRKRMHACLISMVRIGVLCSAESPRERMDMKGVVTEMHKIKNLYLGVRIQQDEQVMSQLSVEDPSYLSYY; via the exons ATGATTCCTGAAGAGATTAGCCGTTTGTCACACTTGCAATCTCTCATTCTGGCCAATAACACATTCACCGGAGAAATTCCAGCAAATCTGACCCACTGTTCCGAACTCAAAGTCCTTAATTTTCGCTGGAACCAGCTCACAGGGAGGATTCCAACTGAGCTTGGCTCTCTATTGAAGCTCACCTTTTTGTCCCTTCGTCACAACAGTCTTACAGGAATCATCCCGccttcacttggaaacctttcATCTCTCACAGCCCTTGGTCTCTCAAGAAATAGTCTGGAAGGCAGCATGCCAGAAGACCTTGGTCGGTTGGTGAGGTTACGCCATCTTGCCATAGCTGAGAATGAATTGTCAGGTAGGATTCCAGAAGAGATTGGCCGTTTGTCGCGCTTGCAATCTCTCATTCTGGCCAATAATACATTCACCGGAGAAATTCCAGCAAATCTGACCCACTGTTCCGAACTCGAAGAACTTTATTTTTGGGGGAACCAGCTCACAGGGAGGATTCCAACTGAGCTTGGCTCTCTATTGAAGCTCACCTCTTTGTCCCTTCGTCACAACAGTCTTACAGGAATCATCCCGccttcacttggaaacctttcATCTCTCACCGTCCTTGATCTCACGTGTAATAGGCTTGAAGGCAGCATCCCAGAAGACCTTGGTCGGTTGGTGAGGTTAAGTGCTCTTAGCATTGGTATAAATGAACTGTCAGGTACGATTCCACCCCAACTATACAATATCTCCTCTATTAACATTTTGGGAGTGGTAGAGAACAAATTGCATGGAAATCTTCCACCAAACTTAGGCCTCACTCTTCCAAATCTCCGAGGGCTTTACTTCTCACTAAATCAATTCACAGGATCCATACCGgtttcattatccaatgcttcAGGACTCGTGATTATTGACCTTAGTAATAACATCATTAGTGGTTCCGTGCCTATGAATTTTGGAAGCCTCAAGGGTCTCAACAAGCTACATCTAGGCGGCAATCAGCTCGGACTTGGGAAAGCTCATGACTTGAATTTTCTTGATTCTTTGACCAATTGCAGTAGCTTGCTGGAACTGGAAATAAGCAATAATTACCTCAGTGGTGTGTTGCCCGATTCCATGGCTAATCTTTCGACCCAACTGAGATGGCTGAATATTGAAAATAACAGGATATTCGGAAACATCCCATCTGGGATTCAGAATCTTGTTGGACTAACAGCACTGATAATAGGGCAGAACTTTCTAACAGGTAATATTCCCGTTGGTGTTGGGAAGCTTAACAAGGTGGAGGTACTTTTATTGGGTGGAAATGAATTGTCGGGGCAAATTCCGTCTTCCTTGGGCAACATCTCCCGACTGTACAAACTCTTTTTACACCAAAATAATCTAATAGGGAGCATACCTTCAAGCCTCGGAAATTGTACATACATGAAGTTCATACGCCTCGGAGATAATAATTTTAGTGGTAGCTTGCCCAAACAACTTTTCAGCTTTACCTCTTTAATTGAACTCCATGTTGGAAACAATTTTTTTACCGGTAATCTGCAGATGGAAACCGGAAACTTGAAAAGTCTCCGGACACTGaatgtttctaataacaaattGTCAGGAGAAATTCCAAGCTTGTTAGGCAATTGTCTTAGCCTGGAGTATCTCTGGTTGGATGGGAACTTCTTTCAGGGATCAATTCCTTCAGCATTTAGTACTCTAAGAGGCCTTCAATCCCTGGATCTTTCATGTAACATCTTGTCTGGAAAGATTCCACAATACCTGGAGAACCTTTCTGCATTGCAGTATCTAAATTTATCTTTCAACAATTTCGAGGGTGAATTATCAAAACAAGGGGTCTTTGGAAATGCCAGTCAAATTTCAGTGCTCGGAAATAGTAAGCTTTGTGGGGGTATTCAAGAATTGCAATTGCCAGCATGCTCTCACCAAGTTTCCAAGAAAGGGGGGATATCTCTTGCTTCAAAAGTGAAAATCTCCATAATTAGTGTTGTCATGTTTCTTATTTCACTATCATGTTCCTTTACCACTCTTTATTGGGTAAGAAAGTCAAGAAGGAAACCCCTTGATGTGCCTTCTATGGAGGATCCTTTCATGAACGTGTCATATGCAGAGCTCTATAAAGCGACAGATGGCTTCTCTTCTGCAAATTTGATTGGCAGTGGAAGTTTCGGTTCTGTATATAAAGGAAGCCTAGATCGAGATGGAATTGTTATTGCAGTGAAAGTCCTCAACCTTCAGCAGCAAGGAGCTACGAGGAGCTTTATGGCCGAATGTGAAGCCTTGAGAAATGTTAGGCATCGGAATCTTATTAAAATCTTAACTTGTTGCTCAAGCATTGACTTTAAGGGCAATGAATTCATGGCTTTAGTTTTTGAGTACATGCCCAATGGAAGTCTAAGCAAGTGGCTGCACGGAGATGGGCATGATCAGTTGGGGAGGAATTTAAACTTTATTCAAAGGCTAAATATAGCTATTGATGTGGCTAATGCACTGGATTATCTACATCACCATTGCCAAACACCGATCATTCATTGTGATTTAAAGCCGGATAACATTCTCCtcgatgatgacatgattgctcATGTGGGTGACTTTGGGTTAGCGAGGTTCCTATCTGACGTTCCTCAAACCAGCTCGGTTGGCGTGAAGGGATCTACTGGGTACATCGCTCCAG AGTATGCGATGGGCGCTAAAGCATCTACACAAGGTGACGTTTACAGCTATGGAATCCTTCTATTGGAGATGATAACTGGAAAGGGGCCAACTGATGATATGTTTAAAGATgatctaagccttcatcattttgctAAGTTGTCATTGCCTGAACGAGTAATGGACATTGTCGATCCAGTTCTCTTAGAAGAAGCCAAAGTTACTCAAGGCAGCGGAAATCATACTAACACAAGAAAAAGAATGCATGCTTGCTTAATTTCAATGGTCAGAATTGGTGTGTTGTGTTCTGCAGAATCTCCAAGAGAACGAATGGATATGAAAGGTGTTGTCACAGAAATGCATAAAATCAAGAATTTATATCTGGGTGTCAGGATTCAGCAAGATGAACAAGTTATGTCACAACTGTCAGTTGAAGATCCATCTTACCTCAGTTATTACTAA